A genomic stretch from Actinomadura rubteroloni includes:
- a CDS encoding FKBP-type peptidyl-prolyl cis-trans isomerase, with the protein MSEDGKPRGEPAVKAKLPNAKSLRSPEFTPHGISAGRKGGGPRPSGLTAAQARKRKRLGILAAVVVVLVVAGGITYLVTRPGPEIKVTGAFGKKPSVKIPAGLEPAKKLSTSTPIKGSGTKAASGSAVYGRYTFYQWTKGTGDDAKKKSTSKEIDSSFSATAQQIRPLVIGKTGVKGVDEGLVGQTAGSRVVLEIPPGKGFGSQGEQMGIAATDSIVFVVDILGVYPKGMGPSGTAQEQKDKNLPSVAAGKPGEAPKVTMPKTDAPSKLQVETIVQGTGKALAKNDNAVVQYQGQLWRDGKVFDSSFTNGVPALFPIGVKATVPGFDKGLTGQKVGSRVLLVLPPSEGYGKNGNPQAGIKGTDTLVFVVDILGTIST; encoded by the coding sequence ATGTCTGAGGATGGCAAGCCCCGGGGCGAGCCCGCGGTCAAGGCCAAGCTCCCGAACGCCAAGAGCCTCCGCAGCCCCGAGTTCACGCCGCACGGCATCAGCGCGGGGCGCAAGGGCGGCGGTCCCCGGCCGTCCGGGCTGACGGCGGCGCAGGCGCGCAAGCGCAAGCGGCTCGGGATCCTGGCGGCCGTGGTCGTCGTCCTCGTCGTGGCGGGCGGCATCACCTACCTCGTCACCCGGCCGGGGCCGGAGATCAAGGTCACCGGCGCGTTCGGCAAGAAGCCCTCGGTGAAGATCCCCGCCGGGCTGGAGCCCGCGAAGAAGCTGTCGACCAGCACCCCGATCAAGGGCAGCGGGACGAAGGCCGCGAGCGGTTCGGCCGTGTACGGGCGCTACACCTTCTACCAGTGGACCAAGGGCACGGGCGACGACGCCAAGAAGAAGAGCACCAGCAAGGAGATCGACAGCTCGTTCTCCGCGACGGCACAGCAGATCCGTCCGCTCGTCATCGGCAAGACCGGTGTGAAGGGCGTGGACGAGGGGCTCGTCGGCCAGACGGCGGGCAGCCGCGTCGTCCTGGAGATCCCGCCGGGCAAGGGCTTCGGGTCGCAGGGCGAGCAGATGGGCATCGCGGCGACCGACTCGATCGTCTTCGTCGTGGACATCCTCGGCGTGTACCCGAAGGGCATGGGGCCGTCCGGGACGGCGCAGGAGCAGAAGGACAAGAACCTGCCGTCCGTCGCGGCCGGCAAGCCGGGCGAGGCGCCCAAGGTGACGATGCCGAAGACGGACGCGCCGTCCAAGCTTCAGGTCGAGACGATCGTCCAGGGCACCGGGAAGGCGCTCGCGAAGAACGACAACGCGGTCGTCCAGTACCAGGGGCAGCTCTGGCGGGACGGCAAGGTGTTCGACTCCAGCTTCACCAACGGCGTCCCGGCGCTGTTCCCGATCGGCGTGAAGGCGACCGTGCCGGGCTTCGACAAGGGGCTCACCGGTCAGAAGGTCGGGAGCCGCGTGCTGCTCGTCCTGCCGCCGAGCGAGGGCTACGGCAAGAACGGGAACCCGCAGGCCGGGATCAAGGGGACGGACACGCTCGTCTTCGTCGTGGACATCCTGGGCACCATCTCCACTTGA
- a CDS encoding sugar porter family MFS transporter, whose protein sequence is MTLQGYSSAPIDGGVLAAISDRGRRMIWRHAVLIAVGGFLFGFDTGVISGALLYIRTDFHLNSFQQGSVVSVLVLGAMVGALASGRLADRIGRRWIFCLEGAVFLVGTAIAVASTGYVMLLAARLVLGLAVGAASATVPPYLSEIAPKEIRGRLLTLNQMLITIGILIAYLVNLAFASGGNWRAMIAVGAIPALVMVVSAVWILPESPEWLLSHDRRKQARAVIARVSDEPTADRLIEHRDQQRSQDSSGTGWRSLLTRHVRPALIVGLVLAAAQQLSGVNTIIYYAPTIIEKTGLTASNSIVYSIAIGVINLAMTVLAIRLIDRLGRRELLLVSFAVMTVMMALLGLAFIADWPSVLTLLAMVLYIAGYAGGVGPVFWTLIGEIFPPTSRATGSAACTATNWAANFAVSLVFLPIANVIGQGETFWIFAAIAALGLLFTARYIPETKDRDFPELDKDLQSRFNTHPHATA, encoded by the coding sequence GTGACATTGCAGGGCTACTCCAGCGCACCGATCGACGGGGGAGTACTCGCCGCCATCTCGGACCGGGGCCGCCGCATGATCTGGCGGCACGCGGTACTGATCGCGGTGGGCGGCTTCCTGTTCGGCTTCGACACCGGAGTCATCTCCGGCGCGCTCCTCTACATCAGGACCGACTTCCACCTGAACTCGTTCCAACAGGGCAGCGTGGTGAGCGTGCTGGTCCTAGGCGCGATGGTGGGCGCACTGGCGTCCGGACGACTAGCCGACCGCATAGGACGCCGTTGGATCTTCTGCCTCGAAGGAGCCGTCTTCCTCGTCGGCACGGCCATCGCCGTCGCATCGACGGGCTACGTGATGCTGCTCGCCGCGCGCCTAGTACTCGGCCTTGCAGTCGGAGCAGCGTCGGCGACCGTCCCCCCGTACCTCTCGGAGATCGCACCGAAGGAGATCCGAGGCCGTCTCCTCACCCTCAACCAGATGCTCATCACGATCGGAATCCTGATCGCCTACCTGGTTAACCTCGCCTTCGCCAGCGGCGGCAACTGGCGCGCGATGATCGCGGTAGGCGCGATTCCCGCGCTGGTCATGGTCGTCTCAGCGGTGTGGATCCTCCCAGAATCCCCCGAATGGCTCCTGTCTCACGACCGCCGCAAACAAGCACGCGCGGTGATCGCCCGCGTCAGCGACGAGCCCACCGCAGACCGCCTGATAGAACACCGCGACCAACAACGCTCACAGGACTCATCCGGGACGGGCTGGCGCTCCCTGCTGACCCGCCACGTCCGCCCCGCGCTGATCGTCGGCCTGGTCCTGGCCGCCGCGCAGCAGCTCAGCGGCGTCAACACGATCATCTACTACGCCCCGACGATCATCGAGAAGACCGGCCTGACCGCGTCCAACTCGATCGTCTACTCGATCGCGATCGGCGTTATCAACCTCGCGATGACCGTCCTGGCGATCCGCCTGATCGACCGCCTGGGCCGCCGCGAGCTCCTGCTCGTCTCGTTCGCGGTGATGACCGTCATGATGGCCCTGCTCGGCCTGGCCTTCATCGCAGACTGGCCGTCCGTCCTAACGCTCCTCGCCATGGTCCTCTACATAGCCGGCTACGCAGGCGGCGTAGGCCCAGTCTTCTGGACCCTCATCGGCGAAATCTTCCCACCTACATCCCGCGCAACAGGCTCCGCAGCCTGCACAGCCACGAACTGGGCAGCCAACTTCGCCGTAAGCCTGGTCTTCCTCCCGATAGCGAACGTCATCGGCCAAGGCGAGACGTTCTGGATCTTCGCCGCGATCGCCGCTCTAGGCCTCCTGTTTACCGCCCGCTACATCCCCGAAACCAAAGACCGAGACTTCCCCGAACTAGACAAAGACCTCCAGTCCCGCTTCAACACCCACCCCCACGCCACCGCGTAA
- a CDS encoding transglycosylase domain-containing protein: MSESGKSPEGAVPAGRPDGADGVEEDPAATPADDADTATPEPPDDPQDATRAEAVPDEPENAPAEAVVADEPDMGAPAEPQDATRAEAVPDEAPADATRTEAVIADEPDGEDAEDTAPLKAAVADEPGEGATADTGDATAEADEPQDASADATRAEAVVADEPEASGDAEEAPADATGVEAVVPDQAEAPADAARAEAVTPDDADVPADATGAEAVAPDKADGPADATRAETVVPDEAETPADATRAETVVPDEAEAPADATRAETVVPDEAEAPADATRAEAVVAPADATRVDRVVTDDDLADDATAALGAEGAQAAPPTILPPDGGDGGSGDEPPGGGASPDKKRHGKRVRYARRAALALLGLVVLVVGGFVVAYMLTPVPSPQEAAIAQGPTFYYSDGKTVIAKTGVNREAVTMDQIPKSMRDAVIAAENRSFYTDPGVSPSGTVRAFWSTATGEQLQGGSTITQQMVRNYYGGIGKERSVTRKLKEIMVALKVGREKPKDWILEQYLNTIFFGRDAYGVQAAAHAYYGKDVKDLTPAESAYLAAAIQQPSNFADPTGQNRVYAEQRWRAVINNMVRDKALDANQAAALRFPAPQKQRITDVLKGQKGYMVNVAKKELMERRGYSEDEINRAGLKITTTFDKRLMDQLRQTVTANLPSGMNKKIRTAVVSVDPATGQVVAFYGGRNYLDEPLSSAFGDWGQVGSGFKPIALAAALNDGRSLTTSYDGSSPQYFNRTPIHNDSNENFGMVNLVTATEHSINTAYVNLGRDIGNQKIAKMAEKMGVPADQMSAAQRASAVFPLGVISEHPVQQAGVYATFAAEGEHRTPYVVKAVRDNDGRSRTFTEKATRAFSAQVARDATYAMQQVVQGGTGTAAQLPDRDVAGKTGTTDAGAAIWFNGYIPQMATTVAMFRSDGKPLVIPGYGSYGGQLPAQIWSAYMRQAVDIKGYDPEDFGEPSTRTGGYNGGNPAQGLPANPRTNRPQDPGPTRPHVPTPPATRPTAPITPPGDGGGGNGGTPGGGGGGNGGGPGGGNGGGGGGGDGGPNPNEFGG, encoded by the coding sequence GTGAGCGAGAGCGGTAAGAGCCCGGAGGGCGCAGTGCCCGCCGGGCGGCCGGACGGTGCCGACGGCGTCGAGGAGGACCCGGCCGCGACGCCGGCGGACGACGCCGACACCGCCACCCCCGAGCCACCGGACGACCCGCAGGACGCGACGCGCGCCGAGGCCGTGCCCGACGAGCCGGAGAACGCACCCGCCGAGGCCGTCGTCGCGGACGAGCCCGACATGGGCGCGCCCGCCGAACCGCAGGACGCGACGCGTGCCGAGGCCGTGCCCGACGAAGCACCCGCCGACGCGACGCGCACGGAAGCCGTCATCGCGGATGAGCCGGACGGCGAAGACGCGGAGGACACCGCGCCCCTCAAGGCCGCCGTCGCGGACGAGCCCGGCGAAGGCGCGACCGCCGACACGGGCGACGCGACCGCTGAGGCGGACGAACCGCAGGACGCGTCCGCCGACGCGACGCGGGCGGAGGCCGTCGTCGCGGACGAGCCCGAGGCGTCCGGCGATGCCGAGGAGGCGCCTGCCGACGCCACGGGCGTCGAGGCCGTCGTGCCCGACCAGGCGGAGGCGCCCGCCGACGCCGCACGCGCTGAGGCCGTGACGCCTGACGATGCGGACGTGCCTGCTGACGCGACAGGTGCCGAGGCCGTTGCGCCTGACAAGGCGGACGGCCCTGCCGACGCGACGCGGGCCGAAACCGTTGTGCCCGATGAAGCCGAAACACCCGCTGACGCGACGCGGGCCGAGACCGTTGTGCCTGATGAAGCCGAAGCGCCTGCCGATGCGACGCGGGCCGAGACCGTTGTGCCCGATGAGGCCGAAGCTCCCGCTGACGCGACGCGGGCTGAGGCGGTCGTGGCCCCGGCGGACGCCACGCGCGTGGATCGTGTCGTCACCGACGACGATCTCGCGGACGACGCGACGGCCGCGCTGGGCGCCGAGGGCGCGCAGGCCGCGCCGCCGACGATCCTGCCGCCCGACGGCGGCGACGGCGGGAGTGGCGACGAGCCGCCGGGGGGCGGCGCGAGCCCGGACAAGAAGCGGCACGGCAAGCGTGTCCGGTACGCGCGCCGCGCCGCGCTGGCCCTGCTCGGCCTGGTCGTGCTCGTCGTCGGCGGGTTCGTGGTGGCGTACATGCTGACGCCCGTCCCGTCCCCGCAGGAGGCGGCGATCGCGCAGGGCCCGACCTTCTACTACTCCGACGGCAAGACGGTCATCGCGAAGACGGGCGTCAACCGCGAGGCCGTCACGATGGACCAGATTCCGAAGAGCATGCGGGACGCGGTCATCGCCGCCGAGAACCGGAGCTTCTACACCGATCCGGGCGTTTCGCCGTCCGGGACGGTCCGGGCGTTCTGGTCCACCGCGACGGGCGAGCAGCTCCAGGGCGGGTCGACGATCACGCAGCAGATGGTCCGCAACTACTACGGCGGCATCGGCAAGGAGCGGTCCGTCACCCGCAAGCTCAAGGAGATCATGGTCGCGTTGAAGGTCGGCCGGGAGAAGCCCAAGGACTGGATCCTGGAGCAGTACCTCAACACGATCTTCTTCGGCCGGGACGCGTACGGCGTCCAGGCGGCGGCGCACGCGTACTACGGCAAGGACGTCAAGGACCTGACCCCCGCCGAGTCCGCCTACCTGGCCGCCGCGATCCAGCAGCCGAGCAACTTCGCCGACCCGACGGGCCAGAACCGCGTCTACGCCGAGCAGCGCTGGCGCGCGGTCATCAACAACATGGTCCGCGACAAGGCGCTGGACGCGAACCAGGCGGCGGCCCTGCGCTTCCCCGCGCCCCAGAAGCAGCGGATCACCGACGTCCTGAAGGGCCAGAAGGGCTACATGGTCAATGTGGCCAAGAAGGAGCTGATGGAGCGCCGGGGCTACAGCGAGGACGAGATCAACCGCGCCGGGCTGAAGATCACGACGACGTTCGACAAGCGGCTGATGGACCAGCTCCGGCAGACGGTGACGGCGAACCTCCCGTCCGGGATGAACAAGAAGATCCGGACGGCCGTCGTGTCGGTGGACCCGGCGACCGGCCAGGTCGTCGCGTTCTACGGCGGACGCAACTATCTGGACGAGCCGCTGAGCAGCGCGTTCGGCGACTGGGGCCAGGTCGGCTCGGGATTCAAGCCGATCGCGCTGGCCGCCGCGCTGAACGACGGCAGATCCCTCACGACGTCCTATGACGGCAGCTCGCCGCAGTATTTCAACCGCACACCGATCCACAACGACAGCAACGAGAACTTCGGCATGGTCAACCTCGTGACCGCCACGGAGCACTCGATCAACACGGCGTACGTCAACCTCGGCCGCGACATCGGCAACCAGAAGATCGCGAAGATGGCCGAGAAGATGGGCGTCCCGGCCGACCAGATGAGCGCGGCGCAGCGGGCGTCGGCGGTGTTCCCGCTCGGTGTGATCTCCGAGCACCCGGTGCAGCAGGCGGGTGTGTACGCGACGTTCGCGGCCGAGGGCGAGCACCGGACGCCGTACGTCGTGAAGGCCGTCCGGGACAACGACGGCCGCTCCCGGACGTTCACCGAGAAGGCCACCCGCGCGTTCAGCGCGCAGGTCGCGCGGGACGCGACGTACGCGATGCAGCAGGTCGTCCAGGGCGGCACCGGGACGGCCGCCCAGCTCCCCGACCGGGACGTCGCGGGCAAGACGGGCACGACCGACGCGGGCGCGGCCATCTGGTTCAACGGTTACATCCCGCAGATGGCGACGACGGTCGCGATGTTCCGGTCCGACGGGAAGCCGCTCGTCATCCCCGGCTACGGGTCGTACGGCGGGCAGCTACCCGCACAGATCTGGAGCGCGTACATGCGCCAGGCCGTCGACATCAAGGGCTACGACCCGGAGGACTTCGGGGAGCCGTCCACGCGTACCGGCGGCTACAACGGCGGGAACCCGGCGCAGGGGCTGCCCGCCAACCCGCGCACGAACCGTCCGCAGGACCCGGGGCCGACGCGTCCGCACGTCCCGACCCCGCCGGCGACGCGGCCGACGGCGCCGATCACCCCGCCCGGCGACGGGGGCGGCGGCAACGGCGGCACGCCCGGCGGCGGAGGCGGCGGGAACGGCGGCGGTCCCGGCGGAGGCAACGGCGGCGGAGGCGGGGGCGGCGACGGCGGCCCGAACCCGAACGAGTTCGGCGGCTAG
- a CDS encoding SseB family protein — translation MKQGVATVADVWRPTSELERRLVEAVRAGDREAYFRMLAEAELLLPVAPDLVEDVLANRVQPPWPTREDDGRVHVLAFTSAAAMLACLGPGVRHFLTVSFADVAQSWPELRWWLAVDAVPSGAVPLPLEGRLPGWFVRQILDGDALPPQAGRPDVLEPPVPLPRGTHRAPDASLPVAPPDAPAEPAPQGAHHAAVAPDGPPAEPDAAAMPYAAPPAAWAPARPAADDGALGPDPFAPPSSDAPSAAPNVPPATPGATSSSPPGTATGTPDIPPGMPGATSGAPTDGPSGAPSEASLNVPPGFPPGSAHGAPSDGAPGATPGMPGATSGAPTDMPPSGTPGGTYGAPSDATPGTAYGAGPAPYDATLDGPPGGVYGPTSDTMPGLPPGGAPSDATPGVPLGEQGLHGAPPAEPGYPAPPVPGAAGETYASPERGVPPFSPSAGGRVNGVEVPPPGDRPFPESGVPADDADRLAFPSLGAEAPGVPGTDADRAPYTSGDADDQDAGLPPFAAPGDAGPGASAPYVPGGAADVEPPSFAPPGAPAASGEHGVERPSAGEPGAEAAASGDLGVGERPTLASSGELRSDEHDTERLGFAPGVGEQSTERPGLTPGGEHGIERPVFGPGGEHGAEGPGFTPGGEPGVSGPGGEPRVEQHGTEGPGFAPSGEPGVSERPSGALGGERPGLASVGERGDGRPGLVSAGEDGPGEFGDERPGFAPGGESEFSAERPESAPGGAGEAEPSFAAGDGEHGVEFAADEDDDPSATTRDPYPIVKARGGRAQAGEADVRTEPSPTETQVDLPAVNDEAGWEDLRDQHRALPRDKARAPFEPANDVERELLRAASTDDHDLFLQTLAGAEVLLPVPDDMDYTLRPGRPGFPWRTREADGVTTVPVFTSPERLVEEAQRTGANAEYLTLPFTTVLRYWPDKEWPLAVNAGSPAGGTVHAEQLPGLATWADQRAARRLGESFEPQNEVEERLFEAAGRGDGDGFFAILAGAQVLVPAEPQTPWGIAPDDPEFPWRPVPVHGRTAIQVFTSLRWMNEAIGSSRFVMPSFQEMAAAWPDDGWTLVLNPGTPIDAALPAERVRTFTAAAPEPAPEPEPQPRPSGDEPEFEPGNRIDQELHEAVRAGDSDAFLRVLLAANVLVPIPDDAPLEVTPVQREFRWDAALRDPSSVRVFTSMVRLREVLPESRFVYADFRELIAVWPRDDWAMLLNPGTRIGASLEGGQVRSLSEWAARVGLVRPRPEPVPEPVPEPAEVSAPAPAPRPEPEPEPDGEPLPQPAIMQKVVPHGHVGWYLEQGYDRVGGFVHPTSDVAELQTPEQLYETLGLLYEDSPFSAADEKVYVIRWPAYCSDLYRVPFGGRTDEELAAWGDAGWVVEAPPFQGSGFAPGSAGSIREYKVDSLRLPHGAEMYLVGADRSERFVAMYDPDRLAWLRPEAGEPDGDRR, via the coding sequence ATGAAACAGGGGGTGGCGACCGTGGCCGACGTCTGGCGGCCCACGTCAGAGCTGGAACGGCGGCTGGTGGAGGCGGTCCGCGCGGGCGACCGGGAGGCGTACTTCCGGATGCTCGCGGAGGCGGAACTGCTGCTCCCGGTCGCCCCGGACCTGGTCGAGGACGTCCTCGCCAACCGGGTGCAGCCGCCGTGGCCGACGCGGGAGGACGACGGACGCGTCCATGTGCTGGCGTTCACCTCGGCGGCGGCGATGCTGGCGTGCCTCGGGCCCGGCGTCCGGCACTTCCTGACGGTGTCGTTCGCGGACGTCGCGCAGAGCTGGCCGGAGCTGCGCTGGTGGCTCGCGGTGGACGCCGTGCCGTCCGGGGCCGTGCCCCTGCCCCTGGAGGGCCGGCTGCCCGGCTGGTTCGTGCGGCAGATCCTCGACGGGGACGCGCTGCCGCCGCAGGCCGGACGTCCCGACGTCCTGGAGCCGCCGGTGCCGCTGCCCCGGGGGACGCACCGCGCGCCGGACGCGTCCCTGCCGGTCGCACCGCCGGACGCCCCCGCCGAGCCCGCCCCGCAGGGCGCGCACCACGCGGCCGTCGCCCCGGACGGCCCGCCCGCCGAACCCGACGCGGCCGCCATGCCGTACGCCGCGCCGCCCGCCGCGTGGGCGCCCGCCCGCCCGGCCGCGGACGACGGCGCGCTCGGCCCGGACCCCTTCGCCCCTCCGTCCTCCGACGCGCCCAGCGCGGCCCCCAACGTCCCGCCCGCCACGCCCGGCGCGACGTCCAGCAGCCCCCCTGGCACCGCGACCGGCACCCCAGACATTCCGCCCGGAATGCCCGGCGCGACATCCGGTGCCCCGACGGACGGGCCGTCCGGAGCGCCATCAGAAGCGTCGCTCAACGTGCCGCCGGGCTTCCCGCCCGGCAGCGCGCACGGCGCGCCGTCCGACGGGGCACCGGGCGCCACGCCCGGGATGCCCGGCGCGACATCCGGCGCGCCGACAGACATGCCGCCGAGCGGTACGCCCGGCGGTACGTACGGCGCACCGTCCGACGCAACGCCTGGTACCGCGTACGGCGCGGGGCCCGCGCCGTACGACGCGACGTTGGACGGGCCGCCCGGCGGCGTGTACGGCCCGACGTCCGACACCATGCCGGGATTGCCGCCCGGTGGCGCGCCGTCCGACGCGACGCCGGGTGTGCCCTTGGGCGAGCAGGGCCTGCACGGGGCGCCGCCCGCCGAGCCCGGTTACCCGGCACCGCCCGTCCCCGGTGCGGCCGGGGAGACCTACGCGTCGCCCGAGCGCGGCGTGCCGCCCTTCAGCCCGTCTGCGGGTGGCCGCGTCAACGGGGTGGAGGTGCCGCCGCCCGGGGACCGTCCTTTCCCCGAATCCGGCGTGCCCGCCGATGACGCGGACCGCTTGGCCTTTCCGTCCCTCGGAGCCGAAGCGCCGGGCGTGCCCGGGACGGACGCCGACCGGGCGCCGTACACGTCCGGCGACGCGGACGATCAGGACGCGGGCCTGCCGCCGTTCGCGGCGCCCGGCGACGCCGGACCCGGCGCGTCCGCGCCGTACGTGCCCGGCGGTGCGGCGGACGTGGAGCCGCCGTCCTTCGCTCCGCCCGGCGCGCCTGCGGCGTCCGGCGAGCACGGCGTGGAGCGGCCGTCCGCCGGCGAGCCCGGCGCGGAGGCGGCGGCTTCCGGCGACCTTGGCGTGGGTGAACGCCCGACGCTCGCGTCCAGCGGCGAGCTCCGCTCGGACGAGCACGACACCGAACGGCTCGGCTTCGCGCCGGGCGTTGGAGAGCAGAGCACCGAACGGCCCGGCCTGACGCCGGGTGGCGAGCACGGGATCGAACGGCCGGTCTTCGGACCGGGCGGCGAGCACGGAGCCGAAGGGCCAGGCTTCACGCCGGGCGGCGAACCGGGCGTCAGCGGGCCGGGTGGCGAGCCTCGCGTTGAGCAGCACGGAACCGAAGGGCCGGGCTTCGCGCCGAGCGGCGAGCCGGGCGTCAGTGAGCGGCCGAGCGGTGCGCTCGGCGGCGAACGGCCGGGGCTTGCGTCGGTTGGTGAGCGCGGTGACGGGCGGCCGGGGCTCGTGTCGGCCGGCGAGGACGGGCCGGGCGAGTTCGGCGACGAGCGGCCCGGATTCGCGCCGGGCGGTGAGTCCGAGTTCAGCGCTGAGCGGCCGGAAAGCGCGCCGGGCGGTGCGGGTGAGGCGGAGCCGTCCTTCGCGGCGGGCGACGGCGAGCACGGCGTGGAGTTCGCGGCGGACGAAGACGATGATCCGTCCGCCACCACGCGGGATCCGTATCCGATCGTCAAGGCGCGCGGCGGACGGGCGCAGGCCGGGGAGGCGGACGTCAGGACGGAGCCGTCCCCGACCGAGACGCAAGTCGATCTCCCGGCTGTGAACGACGAGGCCGGCTGGGAGGACCTGCGCGACCAGCACCGGGCTCTCCCCCGCGACAAGGCCCGCGCGCCCTTCGAACCGGCCAACGACGTCGAGCGCGAGCTGCTGCGCGCCGCGTCCACCGACGACCACGACCTGTTCCTGCAGACGCTCGCCGGGGCGGAGGTGCTGCTGCCCGTCCCGGACGACATGGACTACACGCTGCGGCCGGGCCGTCCCGGGTTCCCGTGGCGGACGCGCGAGGCCGACGGCGTGACGACCGTCCCGGTGTTCACCTCGCCCGAGCGGCTGGTCGAGGAGGCGCAGCGGACGGGCGCGAACGCCGAATACCTGACGCTGCCGTTCACGACCGTCCTTCGGTACTGGCCGGACAAGGAGTGGCCGCTCGCGGTGAACGCGGGCTCCCCGGCGGGCGGGACGGTCCACGCCGAGCAGCTTCCCGGCCTCGCGACCTGGGCCGACCAGCGCGCGGCGCGGCGGCTCGGCGAGTCGTTCGAGCCGCAGAACGAGGTCGAGGAGCGGCTGTTCGAGGCGGCCGGGCGCGGCGACGGCGACGGGTTCTTCGCGATCCTGGCGGGCGCGCAGGTGCTCGTCCCGGCCGAGCCGCAGACGCCGTGGGGCATCGCGCCCGACGACCCGGAGTTCCCGTGGCGTCCGGTGCCCGTCCACGGCCGGACGGCGATCCAGGTGTTCACGTCGCTGCGCTGGATGAACGAGGCGATCGGCAGTTCGCGGTTCGTGATGCCGAGCTTCCAGGAGATGGCGGCGGCGTGGCCGGACGACGGGTGGACGCTCGTCCTCAACCCCGGCACGCCGATCGACGCCGCGCTCCCGGCCGAGCGGGTCCGGACGTTCACCGCCGCGGCGCCCGAGCCGGCGCCCGAACCCGAGCCGCAACCGCGGCCGAGCGGCGACGAGCCGGAGTTCGAGCCGGGCAACCGCATCGACCAGGAGTTGCACGAGGCCGTCCGCGCGGGCGACTCCGACGCGTTCCTGCGGGTGCTGCTGGCCGCGAACGTGCTGGTGCCGATCCCCGACGACGCGCCGCTGGAGGTCACGCCCGTCCAGCGCGAGTTCCGGTGGGACGCGGCGCTGCGCGACCCGTCCTCGGTCCGCGTCTTCACCTCGATGGTGCGGCTGCGCGAGGTGCTGCCCGAGTCGCGGTTCGTGTACGCGGACTTCCGCGAGCTGATCGCGGTGTGGCCGCGCGACGACTGGGCGATGCTGCTCAACCCGGGCACGCGGATCGGCGCGTCCCTGGAGGGCGGGCAGGTCCGGTCGCTCAGCGAGTGGGCGGCGCGGGTGGGGCTCGTCCGGCCGCGTCCCGAACCGGTCCCCGAGCCCGTACCCGAGCCGGCCGAGGTGAGCGCGCCCGCACCGGCGCCTCGCCCCGAGCCCGAGCCCGAGCCGGACGGCGAACCGCTCCCGCAGCCGGCGATCATGCAGAAGGTCGTCCCGCACGGCCATGTCGGCTGGTACCTGGAGCAGGGCTACGACCGGGTCGGCGGGTTCGTCCACCCGACCTCGGACGTCGCCGAATTGCAGACCCCCGAGCAGCTCTACGAGACGCTCGGCCTGCTCTACGAGGACTCGCCGTTCTCGGCCGCCGACGAGAAGGTCTACGTGATCCGCTGGCCCGCGTACTGCTCGGACCTGTACCGGGTGCCGTTCGGCGGCCGGACGGACGAGGAGCTGGCCGCGTGGGGCGACGCGGGCTGGGTCGTGGAGGCGCCGCCGTTCCAGGGGTCGGGCTTCGCGCCGGGCAGCGCGGGGTCGATCCGGGAGTACAAGGTCGACAGCCTGCGGCTCCCGCACGGCGCGGAGATGTACCTGGTCGGCGCGGACCGCTCGGAGCGGTTCGTCGCGATGTACGACCCGGACCGGCTGGCGTGGCTGCGGCCCGAGGCGGGTGAACCGGACGGTGATCGACGTTGA
- a CDS encoding glucose 1-dehydrogenase: MKALTVVPGRPDQVRVEELPDPVPGPGDLLVEGRLLGICGTDNDIVESDGYGWTPPGRDRLIIGHESLGTVVAADPTSGFAEGDLVVGVVRRPDPVPCVPCAHDEADFCRNGRYTERGIKELDGFGAQLWLTEDRYAVKLDPALGDNGVLLEPATVIAKAWEQTDRFLTRTSWRPEVVLVTGAGTIGLFAALMAVQRGLEVHVVDNKESAAKRALVQDLGGTFHTADVRDIGVRPDVVIECTGHGPLLFQLTEIVAPDAVICLTGISSGQRKVPVPADAINKGLVLDNTVIFGSVNAARRNFQQAADALAKADAGWLDRLITRRVPMEAFSDGLRREPDDIKVVVDLRS, encoded by the coding sequence ATGAAGGCGCTCACCGTAGTCCCCGGACGTCCCGACCAGGTCCGCGTGGAGGAACTGCCCGATCCCGTGCCCGGTCCGGGCGACCTGCTGGTGGAGGGGCGGCTGCTCGGCATCTGCGGCACGGACAACGACATCGTCGAGAGCGACGGTTACGGCTGGACGCCGCCGGGTCGAGACCGGTTGATCATCGGGCACGAGTCGCTCGGCACGGTCGTCGCGGCGGACCCCACCAGCGGATTCGCGGAAGGTGATCTCGTCGTCGGCGTCGTGCGGCGGCCCGATCCGGTGCCGTGCGTGCCGTGCGCGCACGACGAAGCGGACTTCTGCCGCAACGGCCGGTACACCGAACGCGGCATCAAGGAACTGGACGGCTTCGGCGCCCAACTCTGGCTGACCGAAGATCGGTACGCCGTCAAGCTGGACCCAGCGCTTGGGGACAACGGCGTCCTGCTGGAGCCCGCCACGGTGATCGCCAAGGCGTGGGAGCAGACCGATCGGTTCCTCACGCGTACGTCGTGGCGTCCCGAGGTCGTCCTGGTGACCGGCGCGGGCACCATCGGGCTGTTCGCGGCGCTCATGGCGGTCCAGCGCGGGCTGGAGGTCCATGTCGTGGACAACAAGGAGAGCGCCGCCAAGCGCGCACTCGTCCAAGACCTCGGCGGAACGTTCCATACGGCGGACGTCCGCGACATCGGCGTCCGCCCCGACGTCGTCATCGAGTGCACCGGACACGGCCCACTCCTCTTCCAGCTCACCGAGATCGTCGCCCCGGACGCGGTGATCTGCCTGACCGGCATCTCGTCCGGGCAACGGAAGGTCCCCGTCCCCGCCGATGCGATCAACAAGGGCCTCGTCCTGGACAACACGGTCATATTCGGCTCGGTCAACGCCGCACGCCGCAACTTCCAGCAGGCGGCCGACGCGCTCGCCAAGGCCGACGCCGGCTGGCTGGACCGCCTGATCACCCGGCGCGTCCCGATGGAGGCGTTCTCCGACGGCCTGCGCCGCGAGCCCGACGACATCAAGGTCGTCGTGGACCTGCGGTCGTGA